The Caenorhabditis elegans chromosome II genome has a segment encoding these proteins:
- the T16A1.5 gene encoding uncharacterized protein (Confirmed by transcript evidence): protein MCNSEEAADNYCFSHKLFEFGGWGRVKLGVYILIGLKKEVS from the coding sequence ATGTGCAATTCGGAGGAAGCTGCTGATAACTATTgtttttcacataaattatttgaatttgggGGGTGGGGACGGGTGAAGCTGGGGGTGTATATTttaattggtttaaaaaaagaagttagCTAA
- the fbxc-49 gene encoding F-box C protein (Product from WormBase gene class fbxc;~Partially confirmed by transcript evidence), with translation MLEMNFFFDVKLCFLLVFFHVGTFAKSSQIENKFIPTFAVTLKVIFFLTLANSTMASRPLTYPALVSTIKYLDPNIRFQLVARNPSLENLGKSQTLIIDDLVLDRNSISINNVEYKLGTENKFDEDPKTLAIRQLEGRRQLINVKWLKIEGEGQILDLLERLPQCFQRFKMKMIFNWSMQLHQLIDPRSIPLDGISLNEALSLNSRPYRHIEQARL, from the exons atgttggaaatgaatttttttttcgacgtGAAGCTTTGTTTTCTACTGGTTTTTTTCCACGTTGGCACTTTTGCCAAATCATCAcaaatcgaaaataaatttattcctACTTTTGCCGTCACTTTAAAAGTGATTTTCTTCTTAACTCTCGCGAATTCCACGATGGCTTCCAGACCACTCACGTATCCAGCTTTAGTTTCTACAATTAAATACTTGGATCCAAATATCAG atttcaactTGTAGCTAGGAATCCTTCACTCGAAAATCTCGGAAAATCTCAGACACTCATTATTGATGACCTTGTATTGGACCGCAATTCAATTTCTATAAATAATGTGGAATATAAGCTTGGCACCGAGAATAAG TTCGACGAGGACCCGAAAACTCTGGCTATCCGGCAACTGGAAGGCAGACGCCAGTTGATCAATGTTAAATGGCTGAAGATTGAAGGAGAAGGCCAGATTCTCGACCTTCTTGAGCGTCTTCCCCAGTGCTTCCAGAGATTCAAGATGAAAATGATCTTCAATTGGTCGATGCAGCTCCACCAATTGATCGATCCTCGGAGTATTCCGTTGGACGGAATTTCCCTCAACGAAGCTTTATCACTGAATTCTCGGCCTTATCGACACATTGAGCAAGCAAGACTTTGA